Proteins from one Bombyx mori chromosome 25, ASM3026992v2 genomic window:
- the LOC101735505 gene encoding EEF1A lysine methyltransferase 1 isoform X1 yields MVATSFCAMEADEDVPTLSAETFAALQEFYAEQSKRQEILVKLEADKKLTENILFDENWQLSQFWYDEKTVHSLVKVIDKVLDDRGKVALISCPTLFVPLKRQIGDRGTVTLLEYDRRFEVHGPDYIFYDYNNPKEVPPDVHHSYDLVVADPPFLSEECITKTSETIKLLSKDKIILCTGTIMKDIVKELLDLKLCEFQPKHRNNLANEFSCYANFDLDSVLS; encoded by the exons atggtag CTACATCTTTTTGTGCAATGGAAGCAGATGAAGACGTGCCCACATTGTCAGCAGAGACATTTGCTGCTTTACAGGAATTCTATGCTGAACAAAGTAAAAGACAAGAAATCCTTGTAAAGCTAGAAGCGGATAAAAAATTAACTGAGAATATTTTGTTTGATGAAAATTGG CAACTGAGTCAGTTTTGGTATGATGAGAAAACGGTACACTCTCTGGTCAAAGTAATTGATAAAGTATTAGACGACAGAGGTAAAGTGGCACTGATTTCGTGCCCCACACTCTTTGTGCCCTTGAAAAGACAGATCGGAGACAGAGGGACTG tcACCCTACTAGAATACGACAGACGATTTGAAGTTCACGGTCCTGACTACATATTCTACGATTATAACAATCCTAAGGAGGTACCACCTGACGTACATCACTCATACGATTTAGTAGTGGCCGACCCACCATTCCTTTCTGAAGAATGCATAACAAAAACATCGGAGACAATCAAATTGCTTTCgaaagataaaataattttatgcaCCGGTACCATAATGAAGGATATAGTAAAGGAATTGCTAGATTTAAAATTATGCGAATTCCAACCTAAACACCGAAATAATTTAGCTAATGAGTTCTCGTGTTATGCTAACTTTGATTTGGACAGTGTCTTGAGTTGA
- the LOC101735505 gene encoding EEF1A lysine methyltransferase 1 isoform X2 encodes MEADEDVPTLSAETFAALQEFYAEQSKRQEILVKLEADKKLTENILFDENWQLSQFWYDEKTVHSLVKVIDKVLDDRGKVALISCPTLFVPLKRQIGDRGTVTLLEYDRRFEVHGPDYIFYDYNNPKEVPPDVHHSYDLVVADPPFLSEECITKTSETIKLLSKDKIILCTGTIMKDIVKELLDLKLCEFQPKHRNNLANEFSCYANFDLDSVLS; translated from the exons ATGGAAGCAGATGAAGACGTGCCCACATTGTCAGCAGAGACATTTGCTGCTTTACAGGAATTCTATGCTGAACAAAGTAAAAGACAAGAAATCCTTGTAAAGCTAGAAGCGGATAAAAAATTAACTGAGAATATTTTGTTTGATGAAAATTGG CAACTGAGTCAGTTTTGGTATGATGAGAAAACGGTACACTCTCTGGTCAAAGTAATTGATAAAGTATTAGACGACAGAGGTAAAGTGGCACTGATTTCGTGCCCCACACTCTTTGTGCCCTTGAAAAGACAGATCGGAGACAGAGGGACTG tcACCCTACTAGAATACGACAGACGATTTGAAGTTCACGGTCCTGACTACATATTCTACGATTATAACAATCCTAAGGAGGTACCACCTGACGTACATCACTCATACGATTTAGTAGTGGCCGACCCACCATTCCTTTCTGAAGAATGCATAACAAAAACATCGGAGACAATCAAATTGCTTTCgaaagataaaataattttatgcaCCGGTACCATAATGAAGGATATAGTAAAGGAATTGCTAGATTTAAAATTATGCGAATTCCAACCTAAACACCGAAATAATTTAGCTAATGAGTTCTCGTGTTATGCTAACTTTGATTTGGACAGTGTCTTGAGTTGA
- the LOC101735376 gene encoding N-alpha-acetyltransferase 80, which produces MEPENLKVLPLHKHPEYLKACCEMINEEWPRSETARMMSLQASCNELPTSLILVANTKSLLGHCKLTAIPSIPESCFVETVVISRAMRGKKLGTFLMKRVEEYCKSVLNLKMIHLSTKGQENFYVKLGYKVCAPISIYGVRLPSHSYSSAVSIKLDNPVAINPITQTVPGAFPPPPPPMPKILKNTDNTIKSNKTYMFKYL; this is translated from the coding sequence ATGGAACCCGAAAACCTTAAAGTATTACCATTGCACAAACATCCTGAGTATTTGAAAGCATGCTGCGAAATGATAAACGAAGAGTGGCCCCGTAGTGAAACCGCAAGAATGATGTCCTTACAAGCGTCCTGCAATGAACTACCTACTAGTTTAATTTTAGTTGCGAACACAAAGTCTCTGTTGGGTCATTGTAAATTAACAGCCATACCTAGCATACCGGAGAGCTGTTTTGTAGAGACCGTTGTGATAAGCAGAGCGATGCGCGGGAAAAAATTAGGAACGTTTTTAATGAAACGCGTGGAGGAATATTgtaaaagcgttttaaatttgaaaatgattCATTTGTCGACGAAAGGACAAGAAAACTTCTACGTGAAGTTGGGATACAAAGTTTGTGCACCTATTTCTATATACGGTGTACGATTGCCGAGCCATAGTTACAGTTCTGCTGTCAGTATTAAATTAGATAATCCAGTTGCCATCAATCCTATTACTCAGACAGTACCAGGAGCTTTCCCTCCCCCGCCCCCGCCGATGCctaaaattcttaaaaatacGGACAACACAATAAAATCCAACAAAACATACATGTTCAAGTACttataa